Proteins encoded within one genomic window of Verrucomicrobiota bacterium:
- a CDS encoding NADH-quinone oxidoreductase subunit M, which produces MSLLLILLIVLPLAASVLIMLGAAPRVMALGAAVLNLLISVALFARYDLTAGGWQFLSEWKILPKLGINMTLGADGLTLTMLLLASLVTLSAIWIAPKIDKREGVYYVCLLFISAGVIGAFASLDVLFLYSFHELALIPTFIMIGVWGSGDRQAAAWKATIYLGLGSFILLIGLLALYLSIPAVSRTMDLRQLDQMAAAGTFHPSSVIYLILLVGFGSLVSLFPFHSWAPPAYACAPAPTAMMHAGVLKKFGLYGLIRIALPLFPEAMHQFNGLLLLLVIGNILYIGYITVAQKRLDWTIGYSSVMHMGYIFLGLASLNIIGVNGAMILMFAHGLSVAAAFALCGEIRRRTGTLDYSELGGLAKVTPVLGLLFGFAAMASVGLPGFANFAGEILVFFGATAYGPAMILPVIVGVWGVVISAIYMLRAYRSTFWGPMMARWESLTDITPTALWSIILLLVPLMIVGFYPQLLVKMVTTAIPR; this is translated from the coding sequence ATGAGCCTTCTTCTCATTCTCCTGATCGTCCTGCCTCTGGCCGCTTCCGTGCTGATCATGCTCGGTGCTGCTCCCCGCGTCATGGCCCTCGGTGCCGCCGTCCTGAATCTTCTGATCTCGGTGGCGCTCTTTGCCCGTTACGATCTCACTGCGGGCGGATGGCAGTTTCTCTCCGAATGGAAGATTCTTCCTAAGCTCGGGATCAACATGACCCTGGGAGCTGATGGCCTGACCCTCACGATGCTGTTGCTTGCATCGCTGGTGACCCTCTCTGCCATTTGGATTGCACCGAAGATCGATAAACGCGAGGGAGTCTACTACGTCTGCCTTCTCTTCATCTCGGCCGGTGTGATTGGTGCCTTTGCCTCCCTGGATGTACTCTTCCTCTACTCCTTCCATGAACTCGCCTTGATTCCGACCTTCATCATGATCGGCGTGTGGGGTTCCGGAGACCGCCAGGCTGCGGCCTGGAAAGCGACGATCTATCTCGGCCTTGGAAGCTTTATCCTACTGATCGGCCTGCTGGCTCTCTATCTGAGCATTCCAGCAGTCTCCCGCACCATGGATCTTCGTCAGCTTGACCAGATGGCCGCCGCCGGGACATTCCATCCCTCTTCCGTGATCTATCTGATCCTGCTCGTCGGCTTCGGATCACTGGTCTCGCTCTTTCCGTTCCACTCCTGGGCGCCTCCTGCCTATGCATGCGCCCCGGCTCCCACTGCGATGATGCATGCCGGTGTGCTGAAGAAATTCGGTCTCTACGGCCTTATCCGCATTGCGCTCCCGCTTTTCCCCGAGGCGATGCACCAGTTCAACGGTCTCCTTCTTCTGCTCGTTATCGGCAATATCCTCTACATCGGCTATATCACGGTCGCCCAGAAGCGACTCGACTGGACGATCGGATACTCGAGCGTGATGCACATGGGTTACATCTTCCTTGGCCTTGCTTCGCTGAACATCATTGGTGTGAACGGCGCCATGATCCTTATGTTTGCCCATGGTCTTTCAGTGGCCGCGGCATTCGCTCTATGCGGGGAAATCCGCCGCCGCACCGGCACGCTCGACTACTCCGAACTTGGAGGTCTTGCCAAAGTCACGCCCGTCTTGGGTCTTCTCTTTGGATTTGCAGCAATGGCCTCCGTGGGTCTTCCCGGATTCGCCAACTTCGCCGGTGAAATTCTTGTCTTCTTCGGAGCCACAGCTTACGGACCCGCGATGATCCTTCCGGTGATCGTCGGAGTCTGGGGAGTCGTGATCTCAGCGATCTACATGCTCCGCGCCTACCGCAGTACCTTCTGGGGACCGATGATGGCCCGATGGGAGTCATTGACGGACATCACGCCGACGGCTCTATGGAGCATTATCCTTCTCCTTGTGCCGCTGATGATCGTCGGATTCTATCCCCAGCTTCTCGTGAAGATGGTCACGACCGCTATTCCCCGATAA
- a CDS encoding NADH-quinone oxidoreductase subunit N, translating into MNSLFLEIAVVLLGIVLLLVEAFSDRSNKDYLAYLGAVGLTGVLALSFFPQIGPLPASSEAAFITSDILSVFFVRFLLVATIVTLLMIPGYRTVLERYLPSERAGGGVGEFAILPLFVCAGLMWMVSSIDFIMIFVSLELATITLYVLVTYLRQNTASLEAGTKFLILGALSTGFIVYGISWIFGVTGTTNILALPAAISTLPESSLYALLFGIAMILVALSFKTGAFPFQFWIPDVYQGAPTPITSYLSVASKAAGFVVLIRFLLSLEAIPALANKLNAVITLLAALTLIFGNFAAIPQTNMKRLLGYSSVAHAGYLLMGIASLASLMAIPAIGFYFAGYLAMTMLAFVVLQAVSEATGGDEISRFNGLSKRSPFLAGAMLLSAASLAGIPFTAGFIGKLLIFEVALKQGHYGLVMLGCVTVAAGFYYYFKVIRAMYWQQPSEETVIPVSATTKWLILLLGAGILILGIYPAPLLAALR; encoded by the coding sequence GTGAACTCGCTCTTTCTTGAAATCGCTGTCGTCCTGCTCGGGATCGTCCTCCTGCTTGTGGAGGCTTTCTCCGACCGTTCCAACAAGGATTACCTGGCCTATCTGGGGGCCGTTGGTCTGACCGGGGTTCTTGCCCTGAGCTTTTTTCCGCAGATCGGGCCACTTCCGGCAAGCTCTGAGGCCGCCTTCATCACATCCGATATTCTCTCGGTTTTCTTCGTCCGGTTCCTGTTGGTTGCGACGATCGTCACGCTTCTGATGATTCCGGGTTACCGAACGGTTCTGGAGCGGTATCTTCCCTCAGAACGTGCGGGCGGTGGCGTCGGTGAATTCGCCATCCTGCCGCTCTTTGTTTGCGCGGGGCTGATGTGGATGGTCAGCTCAATCGACTTCATCATGATTTTCGTTTCGTTGGAGCTTGCGACCATCACACTCTACGTGCTCGTCACCTATCTCCGCCAGAACACGGCCTCCTTGGAGGCCGGGACCAAGTTCCTGATCCTGGGTGCTCTCTCCACAGGCTTCATCGTTTATGGCATCTCCTGGATTTTCGGAGTCACCGGCACAACAAACATCCTGGCTTTGCCCGCCGCCATTTCGACTCTGCCTGAATCCTCGCTCTACGCACTGCTCTTCGGGATCGCGATGATCCTGGTCGCTCTTAGCTTCAAGACGGGCGCCTTCCCTTTCCAGTTTTGGATTCCCGATGTCTACCAAGGTGCCCCAACGCCCATTACTTCCTACCTGTCTGTTGCTTCCAAGGCTGCCGGATTCGTGGTATTGATCCGCTTCCTTCTTTCCCTGGAAGCGATCCCAGCCCTGGCCAATAAGCTCAACGCGGTGATCACGCTGCTTGCCGCCCTGACACTTATCTTTGGTAACTTTGCCGCGATTCCCCAGACCAACATGAAGAGGCTCCTTGGTTACTCAAGCGTCGCCCATGCCGGATATCTCCTGATGGGTATTGCAAGCTTAGCTTCCCTCATGGCGATCCCCGCGATCGGCTTCTACTTTGCCGGATACCTTGCCATGACTATGCTTGCCTTTGTAGTCCTGCAGGCCGTTTCCGAGGCTACCGGAGGTGATGAGATCTCCCGTTTCAATGGTCTTTCCAAGCGCTCTCCCTTCCTGGCAGGCGCCATGCTTCTCTCCGCGGCTTCGCTAGCCGGTATTCCCTTCACTGCGGGATTCATCGGCAAGCTGCTGATCTTCGAGGTCGCCCTGAAGCAAGGTCACTATGGCCTTGTGATGCTTGGTTGTGTCACCGTGGCGGCGGGATTCTATTACTACTTCAAGGTGATCCGAGCGATGTATTGGCAGCAACCCTCCGAGGAAACTGTCATCCCCGTCTCTGCAACCACCAAGTGGCTTATTCTTCTGCTCGGAGCAGGCATTCTGATCCTCGGAATCTATCCGGCCCCTCTGCTGGCGGCTCTTCGCTAG
- the recF gene encoding DNA replication and repair protein RecF (All proteins in this family for which functions are known are DNA-binding proteins that assist the filamentation of RecA onto DNA for the initiation of recombination or recombinational repair.) — MSQITQLIFREFRCFPELRYEPGPGLNFITGPNARGKTSILEGACFLMRLRSPKTSALAELVRFGEAAFLLEGLVRSDVRSDSGETRLGVTCTPPTRALKLDGVSQSSSTEYLKQGTIVWFGSDDLMLVNGPAERRRKLLDSVGLQTSGSYRSYGRDLRDYDRALRSRNLLLREGRSRREIEAYDHPLAESGDRILGFRRDLVASLAPLAADSCRRISGEILEIRYEPGATVPMMETLLSSRDEELRLRQTRVGPQRDDILILLNGIPAGSYASEGQRRTIALSLKLAVAALLNRENGRPPLLLLDDIFGELDPSRRDALLAGMPPGAQALLSTAELTGIVIPKGSRIHRFTEDGTLEMVVSGDSVSGLIRNPGSES, encoded by the coding sequence TTGAGCCAGATCACACAACTCATCTTCAGGGAGTTCCGGTGTTTCCCGGAACTGCGTTACGAACCGGGTCCCGGTCTGAACTTCATCACCGGCCCCAATGCCCGGGGAAAGACATCGATCTTGGAGGGGGCATGTTTCTTGATGCGCCTCCGTTCCCCCAAGACTTCAGCGCTGGCTGAACTGGTTCGGTTTGGGGAAGCGGCCTTTCTGCTTGAGGGCCTTGTGCGGAGTGATGTGCGGAGTGATTCAGGGGAGACTCGCCTGGGCGTGACCTGCACACCTCCGACGCGAGCGCTCAAACTCGATGGGGTTTCTCAGTCCTCCAGTACGGAATACCTGAAGCAGGGAACGATCGTCTGGTTTGGCAGTGATGATCTTATGCTGGTGAACGGTCCGGCAGAACGGCGCCGTAAGCTGCTCGATAGCGTGGGACTCCAGACTAGCGGAAGTTACAGGAGTTATGGCCGGGATCTCAGGGATTACGACCGTGCCCTCCGTTCCCGGAATCTGCTCCTTCGCGAGGGTCGTTCTCGCCGGGAAATCGAGGCCTATGACCATCCGCTCGCCGAGTCGGGTGATCGGATCCTAGGCTTCCGAAGGGACCTGGTTGCTTCCCTTGCGCCACTTGCTGCGGATTCGTGCCGAAGGATCTCGGGTGAAATACTTGAGATACGCTATGAGCCGGGGGCTACAGTCCCGATGATGGAGACTCTTCTCTCTAGCCGTGATGAGGAGCTGCGTCTGCGCCAGACCCGGGTCGGGCCGCAGCGGGACGATATCCTAATCCTCCTGAATGGTATTCCTGCAGGCTCTTATGCCTCTGAAGGTCAGCGGCGGACGATCGCGCTCTCTCTGAAACTGGCTGTCGCCGCGCTCTTGAACCGGGAGAATGGAAGACCCCCTCTGCTCCTGCTGGATGATATCTTCGGAGAGCTGGATCCCTCACGACGCGATGCGCTTCTGGCCGGCATGCCTCCCGGAGCCCAGGCCCTACTCAGTACAGCTGAGCTGACGGGAATCGTTATTCCCAAAGGTTCTAGGATCCACCGGTTTACTGAAGACGGGACTCTGGAGATGGTTGTATCCGGAGATTCTGTTTCTGGGCTGATCCGGAATCCGGGTTCAGAGTCCTGA
- a CDS encoding ABC transporter ATP-binding protein/permease yields the protein MAIYLRTLRYFRAYKGQTILAVALMSAGIGFNLLAPWPFKYVVDGILQPETAPGVAEAHAFITHWFSWTSARGAALTLCVIMALIAVVSGLVNLLSSTLLIKIGLKALLHLRTQLYSCLQSLPLQFHDTRRSSDSSFRVAYDSQSLQTIYNKGFATIFGAVVTLAGALSIMFRMNWQLTLVSMTVIPPLFWVIQHYGERIRRESTTIQERESDLLATTQEGLGSIRMVQAFGRESFEVSQFVRHATRSLEANFRLNMTSMKSALVVTTLIAVGTSAMYYVGTIQVLDARLSIGDLTVFVAYLATLYQPIQQLTYTAWALEGAAAGAQRCFEILDREEETKDDPGAITMPIAKGEITFAGVSFAYDPKAPVLAGVDLAIAPGETVAFVGGTGAGKSTLLSLVPRFYDPTAGIVRIDGYDLRGVTKASLRTQIGMVLQDTLLFSSSIRENIAYGREGATEEEIIEAARRAQAYDFIMAQPQGFDTPVGERGGHLSVGQRQRLGIARAFLKNAPILLLDEPTSALDPSTEKAIMETIAELMKGRTTLIITHRLSTVHHLGRVVLLEHGRIAEQGTGPELLALGGSYARLYHAAGHEPKGTNES from the coding sequence ATGGCCATCTATCTCCGCACGCTCCGCTACTTCCGTGCCTACAAAGGGCAGACGATTCTGGCCGTGGCGCTGATGTCTGCCGGCATCGGATTCAACTTGCTGGCCCCCTGGCCGTTCAAATATGTGGTGGACGGCATTCTCCAGCCCGAAACGGCACCCGGAGTTGCCGAGGCCCATGCTTTCATTACCCACTGGTTCTCCTGGACCAGTGCACGGGGAGCTGCTCTGACGCTCTGCGTGATCATGGCCCTGATAGCCGTTGTGTCGGGTCTGGTGAATCTCCTTTCCAGCACACTTCTGATCAAGATCGGCCTGAAGGCGCTCTTGCATCTCCGTACGCAGCTGTACAGCTGCCTGCAATCCCTTCCGCTTCAGTTCCACGACACGAGGCGCAGCAGCGACTCCTCATTCCGTGTGGCCTACGATTCCCAGTCACTCCAGACGATCTACAACAAGGGATTCGCAACGATCTTCGGAGCAGTGGTCACCCTGGCAGGCGCCTTATCCATCATGTTCCGGATGAACTGGCAACTGACACTTGTCTCGATGACAGTAATTCCGCCTCTCTTCTGGGTGATTCAACATTACGGAGAGCGGATTCGCAGGGAGTCCACTACAATCCAGGAGAGGGAGAGCGATCTTCTCGCGACGACTCAGGAGGGACTCGGCTCGATCCGGATGGTCCAGGCTTTCGGCCGAGAATCATTCGAGGTGAGTCAGTTTGTCCGTCATGCGACAAGAAGCCTTGAGGCAAATTTCCGCTTGAACATGACCTCCATGAAGAGCGCTCTTGTCGTCACGACGCTCATCGCCGTGGGAACCTCGGCCATGTACTATGTGGGAACTATCCAGGTGCTCGATGCCAGGTTGAGCATTGGTGACCTGACGGTCTTTGTCGCTTATCTGGCGACACTCTACCAACCGATCCAGCAACTCACCTACACGGCTTGGGCCCTTGAAGGTGCCGCCGCAGGTGCTCAGCGTTGCTTCGAAATCCTAGACCGCGAGGAGGAGACCAAGGACGACCCCGGTGCGATAACGATGCCGATTGCCAAAGGGGAGATAACCTTTGCCGGAGTCTCCTTTGCCTACGATCCGAAGGCTCCGGTACTAGCTGGAGTCGATCTGGCGATTGCTCCCGGCGAGACGGTGGCCTTTGTGGGTGGGACTGGTGCTGGGAAGAGCACTCTCCTGAGCCTAGTGCCGCGCTTTTACGATCCGACAGCGGGAATCGTGAGGATCGACGGATATGACCTGCGAGGAGTCACCAAGGCTTCACTTAGGACCCAGATCGGCATGGTCTTGCAGGATACCCTTCTCTTTTCCAGTAGTATCCGGGAGAACATTGCCTACGGGCGCGAAGGCGCGACTGAAGAAGAGATCATCGAGGCGGCGCGACGCGCCCAAGCCTATGACTTTATCATGGCCCAACCGCAGGGCTTCGACACGCCGGTCGGAGAGCGCGGGGGGCATCTGAGTGTCGGGCAGCGTCAGCGTCTCGGTATTGCCCGTGCGTTCCTGAAGAATGCCCCGATCCTGCTTCTGGACGAGCCGACCTCGGCACTCGATCCCTCCACCGAGAAGGCTATCATGGAGACGATCGCAGAGCTGATGAAGGGGCGTACCACCCTCATCATCACCCACAGACTCTCGACGGTCCATCATCTCGGACGCGTGGTGCTTCTCGAGCATGGCCGCATCGCCGAGCAGGGAACTGGTCCGGAGCTTCTCGCTTTGGGAGGATCCTACGCCCGCCTCTACCATGCTGCCGGTCACGAACCGAAAGGAACTAACGAATCATGA
- a CDS encoding peptidyl-prolyl cis-trans isomerase, translating to MLTVIRKNQQVLMLVIAILTIVAFIWLYNPTDKFQKFGSNDVISIYGRVVQRAEIDHQVRGYRLALALGLTDFVRDLGGMGENEEASVSDFILNLFVIRNQAPLLGIHPADEAVANVIKGLPSLQTAGTFDPAKYAAFIQDQLAPNGFTERQMEEIVRDSLRVRELHRIISSPVAIGEGQVREAARIYQPITAQVLRFERDSFGKNVTVPNEEVAAFYSKNKGGLLSPESRDVTYVVFDLPDAQQKLTGKEKAAAQQKLADQAESSIKIIRGEISKGSAFAKSAKQVAALQPEKVTGLQRDGSVKGKDSGIPLSVASAAFRLQKTGELSDIIQEGNSFYVISVDGVNPVRQLELAEVSEKIITHLKEEKAVKLLADSASKSLDKIRADMAAGKSFADAAKAGGVKTTALAGVTPSDQKNSQEQQALASASLGLKDGQLGSLQPAPWGGVAIYLVKRTPLTDAQWKEHQATLSKTILSNEQDLLYMDWLRSARTSAQIKMLGRDARNSQGAQNAQGSQAAQGPQ from the coding sequence ATGCTGACCGTCATCCGTAAAAATCAACAGGTTCTTATGCTGGTGATCGCCATACTGACGATCGTTGCCTTCATCTGGCTCTACAACCCCACCGACAAATTTCAAAAGTTCGGATCCAATGATGTGATCTCGATCTATGGTCGCGTGGTTCAGCGTGCCGAAATCGACCATCAGGTACGTGGTTACCGTCTTGCTCTAGCCCTGGGTTTGACCGATTTCGTCCGTGACCTCGGAGGCATGGGAGAGAATGAGGAGGCCTCCGTGAGCGATTTCATTCTGAATCTCTTTGTCATCCGCAACCAAGCTCCGTTACTTGGCATTCACCCTGCCGACGAGGCAGTTGCCAATGTGATCAAGGGACTCCCTTCTCTTCAGACTGCCGGTACCTTTGATCCGGCTAAGTATGCCGCCTTTATCCAGGATCAGTTGGCTCCCAATGGCTTTACCGAGCGACAGATGGAGGAGATCGTCCGGGATTCCTTGCGTGTCAGGGAACTGCATCGGATCATCAGCTCACCCGTGGCCATCGGCGAGGGCCAGGTCCGCGAGGCTGCACGGATCTATCAGCCGATCACGGCTCAGGTGCTGCGTTTCGAGCGGGATTCATTTGGTAAGAATGTCACAGTACCGAACGAGGAAGTGGCCGCCTTTTATTCCAAGAACAAGGGTGGACTTCTTTCCCCCGAGAGCCGTGACGTGACCTATGTGGTCTTCGACCTGCCTGACGCGCAGCAAAAACTCACCGGCAAGGAAAAGGCCGCTGCACAGCAGAAGCTGGCGGATCAGGCGGAGAGTTCCATAAAGATCATCCGTGGCGAGATTTCCAAGGGGAGCGCCTTTGCCAAGTCTGCAAAGCAGGTGGCTGCCCTGCAACCCGAGAAAGTGACCGGCCTCCAGCGTGACGGGAGCGTGAAGGGAAAGGATTCGGGCATCCCTTTATCCGTTGCGTCCGCGGCCTTCCGTCTCCAGAAGACAGGCGAGCTTTCCGACATCATTCAGGAGGGGAATTCCTTCTATGTCATTTCCGTGGATGGAGTGAATCCCGTCCGCCAACTTGAACTGGCAGAGGTTTCCGAAAAGATTATTACTCATCTGAAAGAAGAAAAAGCGGTCAAGCTTCTTGCCGACTCGGCTTCCAAATCCCTCGATAAGATCCGTGCCGACATGGCTGCTGGAAAATCCTTCGCGGATGCTGCAAAAGCCGGCGGTGTGAAGACGACAGCTCTTGCGGGAGTCACTCCTTCCGACCAGAAGAACTCGCAGGAGCAGCAGGCTTTGGCCTCGGCCAGTCTTGGTCTGAAGGACGGCCAGCTTGGCTCTCTACAGCCGGCTCCCTGGGGCGGCGTTGCCATCTACCTAGTGAAGCGAACCCCGCTTACTGATGCCCAGTGGAAAGAGCACCAAGCCACGCTTTCCAAGACGATTCTCTCCAATGAGCAGGACCTACTCTACATGGATTGGCTCCGTTCCGCCCGCACCTCTGCTCAGATCAAGATGCTTGGACGAGATGCCCGGAACTCGCAAGGTGCGCAGAATGCTCAGGGCTCTCAAGCTGCCCAGGGCCCTCAGTAA
- a CDS encoding tetratricopeptide repeat protein: protein MPETQPESGDAATLLDLFDEASGDVAVGELEAAVEKYRRCIEIDPLFFDGWHALGMALMKTGRFPEAIEAGLKATQLQPNDQLAWSSLSMFYVRNHQIAEAESAGVKARILSWGGKIAKEEGRVEPSAESPAP from the coding sequence ATGCCTGAAACTCAGCCCGAGAGTGGTGACGCTGCGACCCTCCTTGACCTTTTTGATGAGGCCAGCGGGGATGTCGCCGTGGGGGAACTCGAGGCTGCCGTGGAAAAATACCGTCGCTGCATCGAGATCGACCCACTGTTCTTTGACGGATGGCATGCCTTGGGGATGGCCCTCATGAAAACGGGCCGCTTCCCAGAGGCCATAGAGGCGGGCCTGAAGGCGACGCAACTCCAACCCAATGACCAGCTAGCGTGGTCGAGTCTTTCCATGTTTTATGTGCGCAACCACCAGATCGCCGAGGCTGAGTCTGCCGGCGTGAAAGCTAGGATCCTTTCCTGGGGTGGCAAGATCGCCAAAGAAGAGGGTAGAGTTGAGCCGTCTGCCGAATCACCCGCTCCATGA
- a CDS encoding class I tRNA ligase family protein: MKPFFITTAIDYTNAPPHVGHAYEKILADVLARYQRQRGREVFFLTGVDQHGQKVQQSAEREGIPPQEFADRVSEKFLTLWKTLGISYDAWAATTAPLHKAAVQRILQDLKERDWLYKATYSGHYSVRQEQFLTDKERGPDGEFGPEWGEVVLLNEENWYFRLSKCSEWLHSFLESRKDFVTPDFRQTELKNAAAKITGDLCISRPKSRLEWGIELPFDSGFVTYVWFDALINYISFAGYGVEVEEGQVAFDTLWPADHHVIGKDILIPAHGVYWPCMLHAMGFSDDRMPHLLVHGFWSLRGEKVSKSTGNVVDPAALVETYGVTALRYYLMRDAVMGRDADFSEERLILRHNTELGNGLGNLVNRTLSMTHRYREGSPKQVALPTDLAAHLAADAESVKVFVAQMNATQIHAGIETMVDLVNRANALVDSAAPWKLAKDPEQADRLDAVLSTLILSARTAATLLLPVAPEAATEILRQIALPALELVGLAITALPEGYRCGEPKPVFPRLEMSVEGIGDSAT; the protein is encoded by the coding sequence ATGAAACCATTCTTCATCACCACCGCGATCGATTACACCAACGCACCGCCCCATGTCGGCCATGCGTACGAGAAGATCTTGGCCGATGTGCTGGCCCGCTATCAGCGCCAGAGGGGGCGGGAGGTCTTCTTTTTGACAGGGGTCGACCAGCACGGCCAGAAAGTCCAGCAGAGTGCCGAACGTGAAGGAATTCCTCCCCAGGAATTCGCCGACAGGGTTTCCGAGAAATTCCTCACACTCTGGAAAACGCTGGGTATTTCCTACGACGCCTGGGCGGCAACGACGGCCCCTCTGCACAAGGCGGCGGTCCAGCGCATTCTCCAGGATCTCAAGGAGCGCGATTGGCTCTACAAGGCGACTTACAGCGGCCACTACAGCGTCCGTCAGGAGCAGTTCCTGACCGACAAGGAGCGGGGGCCCGACGGAGAGTTCGGACCCGAATGGGGCGAGGTCGTCCTGCTGAACGAAGAGAACTGGTACTTCCGTCTCTCGAAGTGCTCCGAGTGGCTCCATAGCTTCCTGGAGAGCCGCAAGGATTTCGTCACCCCTGACTTCCGTCAGACCGAGCTGAAGAATGCTGCTGCGAAGATCACAGGGGACCTCTGCATCTCGCGTCCTAAGAGCCGCCTGGAGTGGGGGATCGAGCTGCCGTTCGATTCCGGCTTTGTCACCTATGTCTGGTTCGATGCCTTGATCAACTACATCAGCTTTGCCGGTTATGGTGTTGAGGTAGAAGAGGGCCAGGTTGCTTTCGACACGCTCTGGCCCGCCGACCATCACGTGATCGGCAAGGACATTCTGATCCCAGCCCACGGCGTCTACTGGCCCTGCATGCTGCATGCCATGGGGTTCAGCGATGATCGGATGCCGCATCTGCTGGTTCACGGCTTCTGGAGCCTGCGCGGCGAGAAGGTTAGCAAGAGCACCGGAAACGTGGTTGATCCCGCCGCGCTGGTGGAGACCTATGGAGTTACCGCACTTCGGTATTATCTCATGCGCGATGCCGTCATGGGGCGCGATGCCGACTTTAGCGAGGAGCGTCTAATCCTGCGTCATAATACCGAGCTGGGGAACGGCCTCGGTAATCTCGTGAACCGGACCCTGAGCATGACCCATCGCTACCGCGAGGGATCGCCAAAGCAGGTGGCTCTTCCTACGGACCTAGCCGCCCATCTGGCTGCTGATGCCGAGTCAGTGAAGGTCTTTGTCGCTCAGATGAATGCCACCCAGATCCATGCCGGAATCGAGACCATGGTCGACTTGGTGAATAGGGCGAATGCCCTGGTGGATTCCGCAGCGCCTTGGAAGCTCGCCAAGGATCCGGAACAGGCCGACAGGCTTGATGCCGTGCTTTCCACTCTTATCCTCTCGGCCCGCACCGCTGCAACGCTCCTCTTACCTGTAGCTCCGGAGGCCGCCACCGAGATCCTACGCCAGATTGCTCTTCCTGCCTTGGAGCTCGTGGGATTAGCAATCACCGCATTACCCGAGGGATACCGATGTGGCGAACCCAAGCCGGTCTTCCCGAGATTGGAAATGTCGGTTGAGGGAATTGGCGATTCCGCTACATGA
- a CDS encoding lysophospholipid acyltransferase family protein: MTTSGQAVGLRAFPFWKRQRYRLEYWGLRLASALVCLLPWRVIPPLANFVGSLFYSLDAHRREVTIANLRSAFGERYSEAEYDCIGRKSYGVFARTALELLWSSNLSKEVLDEIITTEGLDPMPSHGVEGRPALYFCLHAGNFEWLSQITCRHFGNFPVIAQNLKNPLLGPLFDGWRSALGQEIMPQKGAMLRTIRYLKDGGKMGMLIDLNLKPSEGPVVIRQFGRLLTPVTRLPAELALRTGSALVPVECLPRKDGGYIVRYLPELPVTAETTPAQIAQACWDALEPGLHTHPELWLWSYKHWRYRPKGSEGSEGEGYPFYAGEYEPFQELIDRVKK; this comes from the coding sequence ATGACTACATCCGGACAGGCTGTTGGCTTGAGAGCCTTCCCTTTTTGGAAGCGTCAGCGCTATCGCCTGGAATATTGGGGCCTCAGGTTGGCTTCTGCTTTGGTATGCCTTCTGCCATGGAGAGTGATCCCCCCGCTCGCAAATTTCGTCGGATCACTCTTCTACTCCTTGGACGCTCACCGCCGTGAGGTGACCATTGCGAATCTGCGCTCAGCTTTCGGAGAGCGCTATTCGGAGGCAGAGTATGATTGTATCGGAAGAAAATCCTACGGCGTCTTTGCTCGAACGGCTCTTGAGCTTCTCTGGTCCTCGAATCTCTCGAAGGAAGTATTGGACGAGATCATCACCACCGAGGGACTCGATCCGATGCCCTCCCATGGTGTCGAGGGAAGGCCTGCTCTCTATTTCTGCCTTCATGCAGGGAACTTCGAGTGGCTCAGTCAGATCACCTGTCGGCATTTTGGAAATTTCCCGGTCATCGCCCAGAACCTAAAGAATCCGCTACTCGGCCCTCTCTTCGACGGATGGCGATCCGCTCTCGGCCAGGAGATCATGCCCCAGAAGGGAGCCATGCTAAGGACCATCCGTTATCTCAAGGATGGGGGAAAAATGGGGATGCTGATCGACCTGAATCTTAAACCGAGTGAGGGACCTGTTGTGATCCGACAGTTCGGGCGCCTCCTGACTCCGGTGACCCGACTGCCGGCGGAACTTGCCCTAAGGACCGGGTCAGCCCTTGTCCCCGTGGAATGCCTCCCGCGAAAGGATGGTGGCTATATCGTTCGCTATCTGCCCGAGCTTCCCGTGACTGCGGAAACCACGCCCGCCCAGATTGCCCAAGCCTGCTGGGACGCCTTGGAACCGGGTCTCCATACTCACCCTGAACTCTGGCTCTGGAGCTACAAACACTGGCGCTACCGGCCTAAGGGTTCGGAAGGATCTGAGGGTGAGGGATATCCGTTCTATGCGGGTGAGTATGAGCCGTTTCAGGAGCTGATCGACAGAGTTAAGAAATAG